The DNA segment gtgatAACACACAAGTACATACAAAGCATTGTTGACATTTGTAGATCATGTGAAACACATTTGCGACCATTTTTCCCTTTTATACAACGTTCCCACATCTTCCGAGTTAATTTCATACAAAGATGAAAATGTATAGTCAGCATGCTGGGCTTAGAAATGCAACACAGTGATTGTTAGAGAGTTGCTCATGAACCCACAGGCATGTATCCTGCTGTAAATAGCTTTGTGGGTAACTCCAaatatttctttgctttattttgGAATCCTTTGGTGTCATTTAATCTAAAAATAACAAGATGAATCCAAGATCCTAAGAAGGAGTAGTGGTGAGGCGAGTGCTGTCGTATTGATCCGATGTTATTCTCATCGTCTCTGTGTTGCACTTCAGATGGTTTCATCTTTGAGAAGCTGAGCGAGAGCATGGAGAAGGTCCGCAGCGACTTTGCCatggagacggagacagagggCGGTTCAATGGTGGGGATTCAGACGGCCAGAGGAGCCTCCGCTGTGTCCACCAACCCTCTCAACTTCTCGCTCAAAAACCTTGGTACAGAACTCAAGTAAGGCTCAGTTATATCGTACATACAGTTTTTGAAAAAAGATATCACATTTTCAGGTCTTTGTTTCGAGTCCCTGCTGAACAGGTGCAGCTAGTTTGTCCGCTGCAGCGTGTGCCCCTAGAGAGCTGTAGTGAGGAAACAAAACACCTCCTCCGTTCTTCTTGAAGTTGTcagcaggagaggaaatggTTACATCCAGTTCACAAGTTGCTCCAGTATTGAGACATCAAGAGTTCCCCTTCTGGTAATCTTGGAGAAACTCAGCTGCGATGCTGTTGACTCCACACGACATCCCTCCATACCAGTCTGCTCTAAGATGATTTAGCCTCAAAGGCATTTCAAAAGGCAAAATGTGTTTCCTGAGACACATACAGAGCAACTAGTTGTGTCctgataatttaataaaatgtttatgaaatgGGGTCCGTAGAGCTGCTAACTGAacctgttttgtgtctgtcagtgtgttattTTCTGCTCGTAGAACTAATGATGCGATCAGAAGCGGCTAAATCTAAAAAAtgtaaaggctcatttatgctgccttaACGTACGAACAGTGATACGTGGGTTTCAAACTGTCGctgcccacatacttccatgtATCCTTTATGTTGGCGACAGTGGAGAAGGTTCTGATAATGTGCTTCTTAAGAAAGACGCAAATGCTGCCGTGTTGTAAGCAGCGATGTTTCAATTTACCAACTCGTAAAGTCTccaccattgttgaaatttcttcttCGTGTCCTATGATCATCTCTTTTcaactattggctacactgcccccccaggATTACTTCTGGTACTGCTACATTTCGTCTGTTTCATCTGTGTCCtgaagctttcagaagacgtgcacagaTGAGCACAAAATGAGCGCCGAGGATAGACACTAGGCTCCGTCCATTTCAGTACACatatctaacgttgagcataaattagCCTTTACTGTAACAGCAGAGCCCTGAGGTTAAAAGATGCTTATTGAGGCCTAAAGTGAAGTGCGATTCATCATGTGGGCTCTGTGGGCAGCTACActtgttaaaatgtgtccttAATGTGTGACGGTTGTGGGGTCGATGTGTCTGCTGACGAGGTGTGAGGCAGGCGACAACTCGAGTGTCACACTTGTCGTGGCcttttacagctgttttcacTTTAAAGAATGCTTTTATAACTATGATTCATGGCTTCCCATTTATTCCAATGCGATGATATAATTGATtagtatttaatttaaaaagacattagcagcagcagaatttatGGCAACACTCTTAATATATTAACAAAGGATTTCTTTGTGCTTATGTTACTATTCAGCAAGGAGTAGAACTTCATGTTCCCTGCAGTTAGTCCGTGATGTCTGTGGATTTGAACGGCTTGCACAAAGTAGCAGTCACTATAGCTCCACTCCTGGTCTTACTCACCCTGCTGTCTGGTTTTTGTTCTGTCAGGAACTCCATGTCTTATCTGCGGCAGGGCAAGGGAGCTGAGAACAGGCGCAGTGTGTTTTACACTGGTAACAACAGCACAGAGGAGTGGGAGCTGGTGGACGCCCCGCCCAAGGACTTCATTGAACAGAAATCTCACCCAGACACACTCAGACGTACGTCCACTTCATGTTTCCTTAAACACTTCTGGTTTAATACTCATACTCTGCTTACATTCCCCATAGAAGAAATGTATCCATTTTTTGCATCCAGCTCCTGAAGTCTCTTTCATAACTTACACAAAACTGTGTTTACAGGCAACAAGTAAGAAaattctcttctctctcagatTCCTTTGGATCTGCATTTACATTTGACTTTGTGCGAAATTCGGCCCGGCCTAAGAAGCCGCTGCTTCGGGACATGATGGCCTCTGGGAGGTTTGGGCGCAGTGCTGAGACACGCAGTGCTGAGAGCTCGCCAGTGGAGTGTAACGGCAGCAAACCTTTGGAGATGCAGCTTCGCCTCCAGAGCCAACAGGAAGAACTGAGCCGCATGGAGCAGGAACAGGCCAAACTCCGAGATGAGCTCGCCAGTCAGAAGGTACACACTGTCATTATCTCTCCCAATGTAATAGCATTTCAAAAAGGAGTGTGATTAATCAAATGAGTATGGAATGTATTAgaattttattgtttattgtgtttgctAAACACACAAAACTTCTGTTGATCAATGTAAACATTCTGATTGCTTTATATCAACATGTTGCCATGACTGTttatgaagccaaatcatcttgatcgccccctggttgCTGGATGCaatatagatcataaacccccctcctcctccatgttagtggatgggacacggaccaaactaaaaagtccaataacatgtcaaatatattttctcaaagatgttttcttttgtttaagtagttcttatcattAAACATCAAGTGcacatttttccatttaatctCTTCTGTTCAACCTGTCTTGTGTCATCTCTAAGTGGATGTAGCAAGGATTCATTGGTTTTCACAATGATAGATTGTCAGGACTTCATAATGTCTGACTCATCCACTTCAGAGGGATTACCCAACAGAATTTAGTGCTTGAAATAGTATTTCAGTGAATTTAGCTGGAgcctgtggtggtggtgtttgAGTTGGAGCTATGAGTAGTTCTGACTCTCTCACTGACACAGGAagacaaaaaatgtaaagtcATGCTAAAGCAAGAACTGATGGAACAACAGTTCTCCTCAAAACAGTCACCAGTGAGCTGTTCCCTGTTCTTGTTTTTAGTGTTAAGAGACTagcttgtgtatgtgtttgtgtttgtgtgtgtgtgtgtgtgtgtgtgcgcctcagTTGTGAGGTAGTTAAGAGTCAGCAGCTCCAACTTAGGCAGGAATTTCTAACTGACTCTGGAGACAACTGGTTGTTGTCTCTGTGTAACTGGAAATGCAATACAAATTTGTTGCATGTGACATATTGTGTCTCCATCTGTGTGAGCACACATGTAGGTGTGTTTGTGGAAGCACACTAGCCACATTTTCTCAGTGCAGCATATTAGACGATGGTACACCTCTGTTGTTGATGTGAATGAGACGTCATGTGGGCATAGTGGAGGATAAACGTCACATGTTTCTCTTGTCAGCCTGACTCCAGGTCCAAATGAGCATcgacacatttttttattatattagtgttggtgggttttttcCAGCTCTGCCATAAAACTTAGTGGGAAACCCTAACTAGCACACACTTGGCTGCTTGGTTAGAACAACAAGTTGATGTTTGTCAAGACATTTTAAGATTTACTTCCTTGTTCCGTGAGTTTTGTTGTCAGTTTCAGTAACAGGCTGCAAGATTGTGGCGATTAATTTAGAATACAACTAGTATGTGGAGCAAAATGTAGGACTTTACATATTATTACACTACATAATAGTAATACTTACACCCTTAATATTTGGCAAGCTTAGTTACTCTGTTCCCAGAAATGATTAGagtaaacaaatatattaaatgtaatttcaataTTGTCCATAGTAAATCTTACGATGAAGAATGGGGTCACTTAAAGGGAAAAGTAATCTTTCAAAAATGTAATAGAAAAGAAGTAGTAatttttgtgaaaataaagtcataattttctGAGAATAAAGATGTAATATTACAaggaaaatgtcacaatattACATTTAGTATCtattaagtttattatttattattaagttGTTATTATTAGGTTAAGTGTAATTTTAAAGGAGTAATATTAGAAGAACAGCCTGTCGTCTGTGTTAAAATGACGAATGTGGAGCATACTGTATtataggtttcacaaataacaaaatacttcatcttttgtcacatcagcaccacattatcatatcAGGGctttaaacaaatttaaatctgctctgaagaaagattcaCACAGACTTGAGGATATATCCTCGAGGAAATTGTGTTGACTGTGACGTTATCGTTGGTTACCTCTGAGTGATATTCAAAGGGGTTTCGTAAACAGTGAGATCTGTaatcaagattttggatccagaaagAGTGGAACTCTGCCAAGTAGGGGTGTTCTGGGTGGTTTTCTcctaaatagttttttttctttattctcataatatgactcttttcttgttaaattaagACTTTactcttgtaatattatgacttcaAATGCATGTTTTCTGTGAACCAGGCAACGTCATTTCAAAACATAATTTTGACCCTACAAGTTGATGTGTTGACAAATTGACTTTGTCTTTTATCACCCAGGAGCTGGTTAGACTTCTGCAGCAGACTCTCAGGACGTCTCAGAGCGAGCGGCCAACAGTCCGCTGTCCGGCCCCGGCTCCTGATCCATCCACAGCCTCAGACCAGGCCCAGGCCCAGGCCCAGGCCCAGGCCTCTGAAGTAACCCAGGAAGAAATCGCCCAGCTGGAGAACCTGCTTCAGGAAAGAGACGGACAGATCCAGGCCCTGTGTGGCCACATGGAGCGTCTTGCCTTGGAGAAGGAGAGCCTGCAACAGGAGCTGAAAGGCTTGAAGATTAAAGTAGGGGAGATGAATGAGCAGCTGGGTATGATGATGGAGACCATCCAGGCTAAGGATGAAGTCATCATGAAGCTGTCGCAGCAGAGCCCTGAGGACAGTGGAAATCCAAATGATGCAAGTTCACTGTCTCCAATCAAAGAGCAGCCGGAGCTGGACATCCTGAAGGTGCAGAGGAAAACACTTAAACCTGATTTTTAGAGAGAGACAATGAAGCTGCTGATTATGAGCACTGATTCTGTGGGAATCGATTGGTAGTCcaggaaaagtttgtttttctttagctTCAGTGTATGATccacaattattattttctttttgtggttAAGTTCTCACTGTTTAACCCGACAAactatgtgttttttattttcaggacaGTCTTCAAGGCTACAAATCCCAGAACAAGTTCCTGAACAAAGAGATCCTGGAGCTGACAGTGTTACGCAGAAATGCAGAGAATAGAGAAAAAGCTTTAGAAGCAAAGGTACTGTCTTGTCTCTGGTGGTTAATGGTGCATTTTCCTGTTAATAGAAACAGGAAGTCTGAGTGGTAGGGGAAGTCCAGTGTTGAGCTTGGCTGGTGCCCCCTAATTCTTAAAGTGCAAAACAATCAGAAACTTTATTGTAATCCTCTGCTTTTTTCCTTTCCTGCAGTGTACGGCCCTGGAGGCCAAGTTGTGTCAGGTGGAGAGTAAATATCTGGTGCTGCTTCAAGAAGTGAAGACCCCGGTGTGTTCGTCTTCGGAGCAGAGCCCTGCCTGTGACGTCATTTCCAGATTGTTAGAGGATGCTCTGCAGGTAGAGGGCTCCGATCAGCACGAGCACCCCATCTTCAAACCAAGCACTGTCAGGTATGGACATTAAACGTTAGGAAACATTAGAAGCAAATGTGTCAGTCCCTGGACATGCTGTTATATGTAGACTTCACAAATCATGGAAAAATCTATTTCAGGAGAGACGGATATTATCCCAGTAGTCTTAACAGACACTGTTGCATGAGAGTCACAAGACCTGTTGTACCTTGATTAACAGCGACACCCATTTATTAAACCAGAAAAACAGGCTCTGCTGAATGGGTCTAATAATATATCTAGTGCTCTATGAATCTCTCTCTGTCGGTGTAAagcatatctcaagaaccattCGTCTTATCaacttcacacttgacatgtgtattcttaatggtccagggaagtgcagtgtttgATCTGGTGCAGTTTGTACATGCGACatgttcattattaataaaaagttaaacaggcgaccagccCCTGTAGCAGtaggtgggggtggggcagtgtgCTAATAGTCAGTCCACGGATCAAGTTCTTCTATGTCCTTGCATAAACTAAAGCAAACTTCTGTAACTGGGTCAAACTCTACACcaaactattttgataattttgatttcaccatatcagacaCACGCAGATCTGACAAGTAACAGGTGCCACGCTTCACCACGCTTCATCAAGTTCCACAGAACTTGGAACTGAAGATTGTGCCAACTGTTTAACAGACTCTGAAATAGCCGTCATGCATTGGATGATGTTATATAAATActtcaaacttatatataagccacacatgtgaacaggaCTAAAGCAAATTCAGGTtcattttgatgaaaaacactgattataaaatcttcactgcagataaagcaatttttctaacttcactctgcaccatagactgttttaTAAAAACTTCATGTTTAAGGGAGGACTCACgtatgacaaggaataattcataattctgaagtagctctggagcactAGCACAGGacagctcattccaaacaggcactgcactcGTTATTATAAATTCAGGAAATCCTTACATCATGTTGGATAGAACAGAGTTGCCTAAGTTTAAATATCTTTTGCATTAAAGTGAGCGTCACTGATTCTTGACtactttgtctctctgttttgaATCAACCTCAGTGAGTACGACGTGTTTGGCTTCAAGACGGtgcctgaggaagaggaggaggaggagaagctgtttGCGAAGGTGAGAGCCTTGGAGCTGAAGTCGCTGTCCATGACGAACCAGGAGGTGTCCGTAGGAGTAAAGTGGGAGAACTACCTGGCCAGCACCATGAACAGAGACCTGGTGCACTCCCCTGAGCTCAAAGCCCTGATTCGCTGCGGTGTGCCGCACGAGCACCGGTCCCAGGTGTGGCGCTGGTGTGTCTCCTTCCACGTCAAGAAATTTCGGGACCATTTGGCGCCGGACTATTACGAGACGTTACTGAATGTAGCCAGGGACAAGCCCAACCCAGCCTCGAAGCAGATCGAGCTGGACCTGCTGCGTACTTTGCCCAACAACAAGCACTACTCCTCTCCGAGTGCGGGCGGCATCCAGAAACTCAGGAACGTCTTGATGGCGTTCTCCTGGAGGAACCCAGATATTGGCTACTGTCAGGGACTGAACAGGTACTGGAGGGGATCTGGTTTTCCtgctcttccctctctcctcttatGCCTTGTAAccattcatttttattgcatGTATTTCCTCAGGCTGGCTGCCATTGCCTTGCTCTATCTGGACCAAGAGGACGCCTTCTGGAGCCTCATAGCTATTGTGGAAGTGTTCATGCCGAGAGACTATTACACCAAGACTCTGCTTGGCTCACAGGTAAACACGCTGAAATGATATACTGTGATACTGGAGAACACGGGACAAGTTGCTGCTTCCTCaggagtgtttttttcttttcttgtgatGGTGATGTCATATTCATGTGACCGAGCCTGCTGCTCATGACATACCAGAGCAGGAATGCAGTGCACTGATCAGTCTTTCTATCTGCTGGACTTTTTTCTGAAGtttttcctcctgctgtgaaaataaaatcctctgTTTTCTTGGTTCTGCAGGTTGACCAGCGCGTGTTCAAGGACCTGATGTTCGAGAAGCTGCCGCGGCTTCACGCCCACTTTGAGCAGCACAAGGTCGACTTCTCCCTCATCACCTTCAACTGGTTCCTGGTGGTGTTCGTGGACAGCGTGGTGGGCGACATCCTCTTCAAGATCTGGGACGCCTTCCTGTACGAAGGTCCAAAGGTAAGAGGcaaaagagaaagtaaaactCAGAGTCTCCGTTTTCAAACGCTGTCGCTCTATTTCTGGGATTTGTCCGGGCATGCTGTGAGCGTCTTGGAACTTCTAATGCAGCTGTTTATTTGTATGAGCTTAAATTATGCTCCTTCTATATATTGCATGTTTTCTGTTGGGGTGTTAACAAGTTCCCACAAGTGCATATTTAGTTGCTTGTCATATTAATTCACTGTGTCTCAAAACTTCaaaatcatttgtgtttgtatagCTCCAGACATCTATTTatagactttttttatttacagtgggTCAAATGCTTTTGTGTTATTAAAAAGTTTTATGAGGAGCCCACATGAAATTATCCCCTAACTATCCAGCTGCTGAGCTTTTTAGCCtattttagctttttgttttggttctaTTATCTAAGTTAAATATACTCTCATTTTCGACAACATCACACATCTATGTTCAGTTAGAAAAGCTCTGACAAAGcaccaaaaaaaacccaaccaAAAGGAGTTTTGGTATCAGGCTAAATCAATGCTACATGTCGGCACTGTGGTTTTTACATTGCAGTTTTTAACCACAATAAATGAATACGACATTAAACCTGGACTTGTTTTGGCCCTTTGGTGGCAACAGAACCAAACTGTGGACAGAGCACCAACatgcatattattattatcttctTGTAATGTATGGTAAACTTGTTAGGTCACAGTTTGATAGTCACACATCCAGCATATACGACAACATTAGCAGTCTTTAGGAGTAATTCTTGCTCCCCGATGTTTAgtattcactttatttttgtttcattttcgGTCTCCGTGTGAGGCAATATCTGTGTAGTGCCCAGTGGGTTTTTCCATTGACTGAAAACGAAGCAGTCAGAGTAGTGAGAATGGCCCAAAACACTGAAGTCCAAAAAAACGAATAAGTTAAAGTCCCGTGGTGAGACTTTTTAAACATATTAACATGTCAAGTTTCTACCTTTTATAtgataaaagacacattttgagTAAAATGAGCAGTCAACACTACAGCTGAGTATTTCCACCTTTAAGGTTCGGTCACATTTAAGCAAATGCAACAATGGTGAACCTTCACTTTTTGATCAAATATTGTTACCTTCAGACATTCCTCTAAAAGTCAGAAAAACTCCATTCTTCTAAATGGACCTTGCATATTAAAGATGATGATGGGATTATCGTTTATGTTCACACAGGAAAGTCCAGTGGCGATTTCACAGCTTCTGATACTTTCCCCTCTACAGATCATATTTCGCTCCGCCCTCGCTCTCTTCAAGTACAAGGAGGAAGAGTTTTTGAAGTTGCAGGATTCCACAACCATCTTCAAATATCTCCGATACTTCACAGGAACAATCCTGGATTCAAGGTACAGTCACTGCtaactgtttgttttggtaTTTGCAGCCTGACTCAGACCAGTGTGTCTGCAGTAATAAGGAgcaaggtcatttacactggAGTAGCTGATTGTGTCCTCATGCTCTGTTACTGAGCATATCAACTCATACTGCTCATCTACAGTATGAGTTTGCATCTGTAGCTAAGCATTAAATAATCAAGAATCAACcagaagggcactcagtagcCTgaatacctccgccaaggcccaacagtctccttatgaaaccacatttaaattcactagatcctgaaTTTTATTTGGAACTGCTCCAAATTgcacactcatatatatcaatctcatattttttcttttctgccagatttctttcatcaagatccaggaattattctcttAGAGATCAAGGACAATTTTGAAAAACGTCTGGCAATGTtgaacaaagtgaaaagaattCCAGGATCCactccctgatccagatctgtcCCAAAATTTGTTATCTTTCTTGGGCCACGCCCCACCCCTCCAGGAAAtgtcatggaaattggttgagtagtttttgtgtaatcctgcaaacaaataaataaacaaac comes from the Hippoglossus hippoglossus isolate fHipHip1 chromosome 6, fHipHip1.pri, whole genome shotgun sequence genome and includes:
- the tbc1d2b gene encoding TBC1 domain family member 2B, which translates into the protein MHEEEDGSDASPAAAPRITAARSMDVAEVEGAKEQASRLCGYLNKLSGKGPLRGYKPRWFVYDPRKCYLYYFKTPQDRLPLGHIEVGDACFCYDVEGEEGQFEIRTAGKEFLLKAPSRQVMNFWLQQLQQKRWEYSSTRSSGQRDSWSSPTLAYPPTGLVGKDNDGFIFEKLSESMEKVRSDFAMETETEGGSMVGIQTARGASAVSTNPLNFSLKNLGTELKNSMSYLRQGKGAENRRSVFYTGNNSTEEWELVDAPPKDFIEQKSHPDTLRHSFGSAFTFDFVRNSARPKKPLLRDMMASGRFGRSAETRSAESSPVECNGSKPLEMQLRLQSQQEELSRMEQEQAKLRDELASQKELVRLLQQTLRTSQSERPTVRCPAPAPDPSTASDQAQAQAQAQASEVTQEEIAQLENLLQERDGQIQALCGHMERLALEKESLQQELKGLKIKVGEMNEQLGMMMETIQAKDEVIMKLSQQSPEDSGNPNDASSLSPIKEQPELDILKDSLQGYKSQNKFLNKEILELTVLRRNAENREKALEAKCTALEAKLCQVESKYLVLLQEVKTPVCSSSEQSPACDVISRLLEDALQVEGSDQHEHPIFKPSTVSEYDVFGFKTVPEEEEEEEKLFAKVRALELKSLSMTNQEVSVGVKWENYLASTMNRDLVHSPELKALIRCGVPHEHRSQVWRWCVSFHVKKFRDHLAPDYYETLLNVARDKPNPASKQIELDLLRTLPNNKHYSSPSAGGIQKLRNVLMAFSWRNPDIGYCQGLNRLAAIALLYLDQEDAFWSLIAIVEVFMPRDYYTKTLLGSQVDQRVFKDLMFEKLPRLHAHFEQHKVDFSLITFNWFLVVFVDSVVGDILFKIWDAFLYEGPKIIFRSALALFKYKEEEFLKLQDSTTIFKYLRYFTGTILDSRKLMSIAFGDMNPFPMRQIQNRRSFHLEKVRLELTELEAIRQTFLRERESSQDGRSFVSDDEEDN